A genomic window from Lactobacillus sp. ESL0677 includes:
- a CDS encoding CdaR family protein, which yields MKDFWHKSWVTRVVSLLIAVLLVIYINYTQEGFMTQGQADRTKQTATQTQTVKVPLQVSVDTDNYYVVGYPAKVSVTLEGSNALVTSTVNTQNFRAYIDLTNKSIGEHDVHVHLSGLSNQLAYTISPKIVHVNIQRRKSTTMPVQIEYNKTAVARGYKLGKASVDPQQVEVTGARGEVDQIDQIVAKVVLPNDITHTFERQVNLIAEDRKGRQLNVIIEPATAKVVVPISIAKKEVKLELIPKHENTSKVYSLTAKNDYVTIYGNQSALNKIKTLAVPVDLSAVNASTTKMVPLKLPHDVIKASMPQVSVQIKVANINN from the coding sequence ATGAAAGATTTTTGGCATAAGTCATGGGTTACGCGGGTAGTCTCTTTGTTAATTGCAGTCTTGCTGGTCATTTATATTAACTACACCCAAGAGGGCTTCATGACTCAGGGACAAGCGGATCGGACTAAGCAGACGGCCACTCAAACGCAAACAGTCAAGGTGCCGCTGCAAGTTTCAGTCGATACCGACAATTACTATGTTGTGGGTTATCCGGCTAAAGTCAGTGTTACTTTGGAAGGATCTAATGCCTTGGTTACCTCAACGGTTAATACGCAGAACTTTCGGGCCTACATTGATTTAACGAATAAAAGTATTGGTGAGCATGATGTTCATGTTCACCTCAGCGGGCTGAGTAATCAGCTGGCATATACAATCAGTCCCAAAATTGTTCATGTGAATATTCAACGACGAAAATCAACGACAATGCCTGTTCAAATAGAGTATAATAAAACTGCTGTGGCCCGTGGTTATAAGTTGGGGAAGGCAAGTGTTGACCCGCAACAGGTTGAGGTGACGGGCGCGCGCGGTGAAGTTGACCAGATTGACCAAATCGTTGCCAAAGTTGTCTTACCTAATGACATTACCCATACGTTTGAGCGACAAGTCAATTTGATTGCCGAAGACCGCAAGGGTCGTCAGCTCAATGTGATTATTGAGCCAGCAACGGCTAAGGTAGTGGTACCGATTTCGATTGCTAAAAAAGAGGTCAAGCTGGAATTGATACCTAAGCATGAAAATACTAGCAAGGTTTACTCGCTGACAGCTAAAAATGATTACGTGACAATCTACGGTAATCAATCAGCACTTAATAAGATTAAGACTTTAGCTGTTCCGGTTGACTTGAGCGCTGTTAATGCGTCGACTACCAAGATGGTGCCGTTAAAGTTGCCGCACGATGTGATTAAGGCAAGTATGCCGCAAGTAAGTGTGCAGATTAAAGTTGCAAATATAAATAATTAA
- the glmM gene encoding phosphoglucosamine mutase, with the protein MLKYFGTDGVRGVANQDLSPELAFKLGRDGGYVLTKNKTKEEQAKVLVSRDTRMSGQMLEYALISGLLSVGIEVLEVGVITTPGLSYLVRAQGADAGVQISASHNPVQDNGIKFFGSDGLKLSDEMEGEIEKLIDAKEDTLPRPSAAGLGTVTDFHEGSSKYLQFIENTIPEDLDGIKVVIDGANGAASSLISRLFADCGVDFTTIATHPNGMNINDHVGATHTEKLQEEVVKQGAQLGLAFDGDADRCIAVDENGNEVDGDHIMYVLGTYMAEGGRLKNDTIVTTVMSNLGFTKALERKGIKNVRTQVGDRYVSEEMRANGYNLGGEQSGHVIMSDYHNTGDGMLTGLHLMLVMKKTGKSLTDLLSDFKEYPQCLVNVPVTDKKSWREHQPILDVIKEVEADMGDEGRVLVRPSGTQSLLRVMAEGPTQEETDAYVKRITDVVEREMGI; encoded by the coding sequence ATGTTAAAGTATTTTGGCACTGATGGTGTGCGCGGAGTCGCAAATCAAGATTTATCCCCAGAATTAGCATTTAAGTTGGGTCGTGATGGCGGCTATGTTTTGACTAAAAATAAAACCAAGGAAGAACAGGCCAAGGTTTTAGTATCACGCGATACGCGGATGTCAGGGCAAATGCTTGAATATGCTTTGATTTCAGGCTTGTTATCAGTTGGAATAGAGGTCTTGGAAGTTGGCGTGATTACCACCCCAGGATTGTCTTACTTAGTCCGTGCCCAAGGTGCCGATGCTGGTGTGCAGATTTCCGCATCACACAATCCAGTTCAAGACAACGGCATTAAGTTCTTTGGTAGCGATGGCTTGAAGTTGTCTGACGAAATGGAAGGCGAAATTGAAAAATTAATCGATGCTAAAGAAGATACTTTACCACGGCCGTCAGCTGCAGGTTTAGGAACTGTGACTGACTTCCACGAAGGTAGCTCCAAGTACCTGCAATTTATCGAAAATACAATTCCTGAAGACCTTGATGGGATTAAAGTTGTGATTGACGGTGCTAATGGTGCTGCCAGCAGCCTAATTTCACGGTTATTTGCTGATTGCGGTGTTGATTTCACCACGATTGCCACTCATCCAAACGGGATGAACATTAACGACCATGTTGGTGCTACGCATACTGAGAAGTTGCAAGAAGAAGTTGTTAAGCAAGGTGCCCAATTAGGGCTGGCTTTTGACGGCGATGCTGACCGCTGTATTGCTGTTGATGAAAACGGCAACGAGGTCGACGGCGACCACATCATGTACGTTTTAGGTACTTATATGGCTGAAGGGGGCCGGCTCAAGAACGACACAATCGTGACTACCGTGATGAGTAACCTTGGCTTCACTAAGGCACTTGAGAGAAAGGGCATCAAAAATGTCCGCACGCAAGTTGGTGACCGGTATGTTTCCGAAGAAATGCGCGCTAACGGCTATAACCTTGGTGGTGAGCAATCAGGTCACGTAATCATGAGCGACTATCACAATACTGGTGACGGGATGTTAACCGGCTTGCATTTGATGCTGGTGATGAAGAAGACGGGTAAGTCATTAACCGACCTCTTGTCTGACTTTAAGGAATACCCACAATGCCTTGTTAATGTTCCTGTTACCGACAAGAAGAGCTGGCGTGAACACCAACCAATCCTTGATGTGATTAAGGAAGTTGAAGCCGACATGGGCGATGAAGGCCGTGTTCTTGTTCGGCCATCAGGTACCCAATCATTGTTGCGGGTAATGGCTGAAGGCCCAACGCAAGAAGAAACTGATGCTTACGTTAAACGCATTACCGATGTTGTTGAACGCGAAATGGGAATTTAA
- the glmS gene encoding glutamine--fructose-6-phosphate transaminase (isomerizing), with the protein MCGIVGVVGKSARDIVLSGLTKLEYRGYDSAGIYLNDLQGKEYLTKAVGRIQNLKEQMTSDEQGLVGIGHTRWATHGKPTTSNAHPQYDETERFYLVHNGVIENYQELKTKYLANVEFKSNTDTEVVVQLISKIAREQEVDPFTALKSALKLIKGSYAILLVDNTNPSHIYVAKNKSPLMLGLGAGFNVIASDALSVLDQTKTFVDLHDGEVADITKDNYVLETIAGTPVTRQSRTLNIDPNAASKGTYEFYMLKEISEQPGVLRHLMQYYLDESGEPKVPAEIITALAQADKFYIFAAGTSYHAGLVGKALLEKYTGVPTEVGFASEAGYHFPMMSQHPVLIFLSQSGETADSRVVLQEAIKRQLPSLTLTNVPGSTLAREATYAMSLEAGPEIAVASTKAYIAQVALQAILAKAIGEKNEQQVARDWDLKTDLSLTAEGIEEVLSDEKKIKHLTDKLIVPSRNAFYIGRGIDYPVALEAALKLKEVSYIQTEGFAAAELKHGTISLIEKGTPVIALINDPVTADLMRGNIQEVIARGASVITVANKELAQASDDLILPEVNYYLSPLITVVVAQLIAYYASRDKGLDVDKPRNLAKSVTVE; encoded by the coding sequence ATGTGTGGAATTGTTGGTGTTGTTGGTAAATCTGCCCGCGATATTGTGTTAAGCGGCTTAACTAAACTTGAATATCGTGGCTATGATTCGGCCGGAATTTATCTTAATGACTTGCAGGGCAAGGAGTACCTGACTAAGGCGGTCGGTCGCATTCAGAATTTGAAAGAACAGATGACTTCTGATGAACAGGGCTTGGTTGGTATTGGTCATACGCGCTGGGCTACGCATGGTAAACCGACAACGAGTAATGCTCATCCGCAATATGATGAAACTGAACGCTTTTATTTAGTTCATAATGGTGTGATCGAAAATTATCAAGAATTAAAAACTAAGTATTTAGCAAATGTTGAGTTCAAGTCAAATACTGATACGGAAGTGGTTGTCCAATTAATTAGTAAAATTGCCCGCGAGCAGGAAGTTGATCCCTTTACAGCATTAAAGAGTGCGCTGAAATTAATTAAGGGATCGTATGCGATTTTACTTGTAGATAATACTAATCCAAGTCATATTTATGTGGCAAAGAACAAGTCGCCGTTAATGCTGGGACTAGGTGCGGGGTTCAACGTGATTGCTTCAGATGCCTTGTCAGTTCTCGATCAAACTAAGACTTTTGTTGACTTGCATGATGGTGAGGTTGCAGATATAACCAAGGACAATTATGTACTAGAAACAATTGCCGGTACGCCAGTAACGCGTCAGTCGCGGACACTTAATATTGATCCTAATGCTGCCTCCAAAGGGACTTATGAATTTTATATGCTGAAAGAAATTTCTGAGCAACCAGGAGTTCTGCGTCATTTAATGCAATACTACTTAGATGAAAGCGGCGAACCAAAAGTTCCTGCTGAAATTATCACGGCTTTAGCACAAGCCGATAAGTTTTACATTTTTGCAGCTGGTACAAGTTATCATGCAGGTTTGGTAGGTAAGGCATTATTGGAAAAGTATACGGGTGTGCCAACTGAGGTTGGCTTTGCCTCTGAAGCTGGCTATCACTTCCCAATGATGTCACAACATCCGGTTTTAATTTTCTTATCTCAATCTGGTGAGACCGCAGATTCGCGGGTAGTTTTGCAAGAGGCAATTAAGCGTCAGTTACCAAGTTTGACACTGACAAATGTGCCCGGATCAACTTTAGCACGGGAAGCAACTTATGCTATGTCACTTGAAGCCGGCCCTGAAATTGCGGTCGCTTCTACTAAGGCTTATATTGCACAAGTCGCGCTGCAGGCGATTTTGGCTAAAGCAATTGGTGAAAAAAATGAGCAGCAAGTAGCTCGCGATTGGGATTTAAAAACTGACTTGAGTTTAACAGCTGAAGGTATTGAGGAAGTTTTATCTGACGAAAAGAAGATTAAACACCTAACCGATAAGTTGATCGTACCATCACGAAATGCATTTTATATTGGGCGAGGTATTGATTATCCAGTTGCACTTGAGGCAGCTTTGAAGTTGAAGGAAGTTTCCTACATTCAAACTGAGGGTTTTGCAGCCGCGGAATTGAAACACGGAACAATTTCATTAATTGAAAAGGGTACACCAGTGATTGCCTTGATTAATGATCCTGTAACTGCTGACTTAATGCGTGGTAACATCCAAGAAGTAATTGCTCGTGGCGCGAGTGTAATTACGGTGGCTAACAAGGAGTTGGCGCAGGCAAGCGATGATCTGATATTACCTGAGGTTAATTATTACTTGTCACCATTGATTACAGTTGTGGTGGCACAGCTGATTGCCTATTATGCCTCGCGTGATAAGGGGCTTGATGTTGATAAGCCACGTAACTTAGCTAAAAGTGTTACAGTTGAATAA